In one window of Armatimonadota bacterium DNA:
- a CDS encoding CocE/NonD family hydrolase, with product MSVQSSYLTMRDGVRIAIDLYLPDEVGEGEKLPTILHQTRYFRRMDLRWPAGLLVPADGYAALGTRKGFVTRGYAWVSVDVRGTGASYGHRVGPYPTEQVEDAAEIVDWITRQPWSNGKVGALGISYDAGAAELLLANKHPAVNAIAPQFMLFDTYTDIVCPGGIPLTWFLKNWGSAVDSLDRNAVGDLGGWMTKLLLRGVRPVDADRDRSMLAAAVRDHVRNWNVYEMALTLTYRDDALPYQWPVTIDSFSPHAHKQDIESSRAAIYSYSGWLDGAYAHAAIKRFLTLSNPGSRLIIGPWDHAGRHNISPSVRSIARFDHTAELLRFFDYHLKGVDTGIADEEPVRYYTMIEDRWKHAASWPPPQTSMATYYLRQDNSLSTDKPDAANGYDTYRVDYSAGSGRLTRWESLLDELPDATRYPDRAEQDNKLLTYTSQPLERDTEVTGHPVMTLYASSTATDGNFFVYLEDVAEDGNVTYVTEGGLRAIHRTLSEREPPYRQITPYRTFERQDAMPLVPGETAELVFDLMPTSYLFKQGHSIRVALGGADKDHFAVPAGAPPSLRFHRDRIHASHIDVPTVPR from the coding sequence ATGAGCGTACAGTCCTCGTACCTCACCATGCGCGACGGCGTCAGGATTGCGATTGATCTCTACTTGCCGGACGAAGTGGGCGAAGGGGAGAAGCTACCGACGATCCTTCACCAGACCCGGTACTTCCGCCGGATGGACTTGCGCTGGCCGGCCGGTCTGCTTGTCCCCGCTGACGGTTATGCAGCTCTGGGTACGCGTAAGGGCTTTGTCACGCGAGGCTACGCCTGGGTCAGCGTTGACGTCCGGGGCACCGGGGCGTCGTACGGCCACCGAGTTGGGCCATATCCGACCGAACAAGTCGAGGACGCCGCGGAGATAGTGGACTGGATTACTCGACAGCCGTGGTCGAACGGCAAGGTCGGGGCGCTGGGCATATCCTACGATGCGGGCGCGGCCGAACTCCTGCTGGCGAACAAACACCCGGCAGTAAACGCGATCGCGCCGCAATTCATGTTATTCGACACCTATACCGACATAGTGTGTCCGGGCGGGATCCCGTTGACGTGGTTCCTTAAGAACTGGGGCAGCGCCGTCGACTCCCTCGACCGCAACGCCGTCGGCGACCTAGGCGGCTGGATGACCAAGCTGCTGCTGCGAGGCGTCAGGCCGGTTGACGCGGATCGAGACCGCTCCATGCTGGCGGCTGCGGTCCGCGATCATGTCCGCAACTGGAACGTCTATGAGATGGCACTCACGCTGACCTACCGTGACGATGCCCTGCCCTACCAATGGCCCGTAACCATAGACAGCTTCAGTCCGCATGCCCACAAGCAGGACATCGAGTCGTCTCGCGCTGCCATCTATAGCTACAGCGGCTGGCTCGACGGCGCGTACGCCCACGCGGCCATCAAGCGGTTCCTCACCCTGAGTAACCCTGGCAGCAGACTGATCATCGGTCCCTGGGATCACGCCGGCCGACACAACATCAGCCCCTCCGTCAGAAGCATTGCGAGATTCGATCACACCGCTGAACTGTTGAGGTTCTTTGACTATCATCTCAAGGGCGTTGACACCGGTATCGCGGACGAGGAGCCGGTCCGATACTACACGATGATCGAAGACCGGTGGAAACATGCCGCCTCCTGGCCGCCGCCGCAGACGAGCATGGCCACATACTACTTGAGGCAAGACAACTCGCTCAGCACGGATAAGCCCGACGCTGCGAACGGATACGACACTTACCGCGTTGACTACTCCGCGGGCAGCGGGCGCCTCACGCGCTGGGAGAGCTTGCTTGACGAGCTGCCCGACGCGACGCGGTATCCTGACCGGGCGGAACAGGACAACAAGCTGCTGACCTACACGTCTCAGCCCCTGGAGCGAGATACGGAGGTCACCGGCCATCCCGTGATGACGCTGTATGCCAGTTCGACCGCCACCGACGGGAACTTTTTCGTCTACCTGGAGGATGTCGCGGAGGACGGGAACGTCACCTATGTGACCGAAGGAGGGCTCAGAGCGATTCACCGGACGCTGAGCGAACGGGAACCTCCTTACCGGCAGATCACACCGTACCGCACCTTCGAGCGGCAGGACGCAATGCCGCTGGTGCCCGGCGAGACGGCGGAGCTAGTTTTCGACCTGATGCCGACCTCGTACCTTTTCAAGCAGGGGCACTCGATCCGCGTCGCGCTCGGCGGAGCCGACAAAGATCACTTTGCCGTCCCGGCAGGTGCGCCGCCGAGTCTGCGGTTCCATCGCGACCGCATACACGCATCGCACATCGACGTGCCCACGGTCCCGCGCTGA